A region from the Serinus canaria isolate serCan28SL12 chromosome 10, serCan2020, whole genome shotgun sequence genome encodes:
- the ADAL gene encoding adenosine deaminase-like protein — MAAERDRERELRFYRRLPKAELHAHLNGCISIATMKKLMAQKPNLQIQNGMTVIDKGNKRTLDECFQMFQIIYQVTTRTEDILLITKDVIKEFADDGVKYLELRSTPREENSTGMTKRMYVETVLEGIKQCQEEGLDIDVRLLIAINRRDGPAVAKQTVKLAEEFLLSSDGVVVGLDLSGDPTAGHGQDFLEPLSEAKKAGLKLALHLCEIPNQEEETKILLGLPPDRIGHGTFLNSTAAGSEEIVSLVQQNHIPIEFCMTSNIKSQTVPSCDKHHFGYWYNLGHPAVLCTDDKGVFATDLSQEYELVAQTFNLTRAQMWDLSFESINYIFASNAVKSKLREQWCKVKPALFD; from the exons gaACTCCATGCTCATTTGAATGGCTGTATCAGTATTGCTACTATGAAGAAACTCATGGCCCAGAAGCCAAACCTTCAGATCCAGAATGGAATGACTGTGATtgacaaaggaaacaaaagaaccTTAGATGA atgttTTCAGATGTTTCAGATCATCTATCAGGTTACCACGAGGACTGAAGATATTTTACTg ATAACTAAAGATGTCATTAAAGAATTTGCTGATGATGGTGTTAAGTATCTGGAATTGAGAAGCActccaagagaagaaaattccaCAG GTATGACCAAAAGGATGTATGTTGAAACTGTACTTGAGGGTATAAAACAGTGTCAAGAAGAAGGCTTGGATATAGATGTAAG GCTGTTAATAGCAATAAACAGAAGAGATGGCCCAGCAGTTGCTAAGCAGACTGTTAAACTTGCTGAAGAGTTCCTGCTTTCCAGTGATGGGGTTGTAGTAGGACTTGACCTCAGTGGTGATCCCACT gcaggaCATGGTCAAGACTTTTTGGAACCGCTCTCTGAAGCAAAAAAGGCAGGTCTGAAGCTGGCACTGCATCTTTGTGAG ATTCCAAATCAAGAAGAGGAGACCAAGATTCTCCTGGGCCTCCCTCCTGACAGAATTGGACATGGAACATTTCTCaactccacagcagcaggttctGAAGAGATAGTGTCACTGGTTCAACAGAATCATATACCTAttg aaTTTTGCATGACATCAAACATAAAATCTCAGACAGTGCCTTCCTGTGACAAACACCATTTTGGATACTGGTACAACTTGGGCCATCCTGCAGTGCTTTGT ACGGATGATAAAGGTGTCTTCGCCACTGACCTATCGCAAGAATATGAGCTGGTTGCACAAACATTTAATCTGACCCGAGCACAGATGTGGGATCTTTCCTTTGAATCAATTAACTATATTTTTGCTTCAAATGCAGTAAAATCCAAGCTGAGGGAGCAATGGTGTAAGGTGAAGCCAGCTCTATTTGATTAA